From one Citrobacter sp. Marseille-Q6884 genomic stretch:
- the trpD gene encoding bifunctional anthranilate synthase glutamate amidotransferase component TrpG/anthranilate phosphoribosyltransferase TrpD, translating to MADILLLDNIDSFTYNLADQLRTNGHNVVIYRNHLPAQTLIDRLATMKNPVLMLSPGPGAPSEAGCMPELLTRLRGKLPIIGICLGHQAIVEAYGGYVGQAGEILHGKASSIEHDGQAMFAGLANPLPVARYHSLVGSNVPAGLTINAHFNGMVMAVRHDTDRVCGFQFHPESILTTQGARLLEQTLAWAQQKLEQTNTLQPILEKLYQAQTLSQQESHQLFSAVVRGELKPEQLAAALVSMKVRGEHPNEIAGAATALLENAAPFPRPDYLFADIVGTGGDGSNSINISTASAFVAAACGLKVAKHGNRSVSSKSGSSDLLAAFGINLDMNADKSRLALDELGVCFLFAPKYHTGFRHAMPVRQQLKTRTLFNVLGPLINPAHPPLALIGVYSPELVLPIAETLRVLGYQRAAVVHSGGMDEVSLHAPTIVAELHDGEIKSYQLTAEDFGLTPYHQEQLAGGTPEENRDILSRLLQGKGEAAHEAAVAANVAMLMRLHGEEDLKANAQTVINVLRSGAAYDRVTALAARG from the coding sequence ATGGCTGACATTCTGCTGCTCGATAACATCGACTCTTTCACCTATAACCTGGCAGATCAGCTGCGGACTAACGGTCACAACGTCGTCATTTACCGTAATCATCTTCCGGCACAGACGTTAATTGACCGCTTAGCGACGATGAAAAACCCAGTACTGATGCTCTCCCCTGGCCCCGGTGCGCCGAGCGAAGCGGGCTGCATGCCGGAATTGTTAACCCGTCTGCGCGGCAAACTGCCCATCATTGGGATCTGTCTTGGACACCAGGCGATTGTTGAAGCCTATGGCGGTTATGTGGGTCAGGCAGGTGAAATCCTGCACGGCAAAGCCTCCAGCATTGAACACGATGGTCAGGCGATGTTTGCCGGTCTGGCAAATCCGCTGCCGGTAGCGCGCTATCATTCACTGGTCGGCAGCAATGTCCCGGCCGGGCTGACCATTAACGCCCACTTTAACGGCATGGTGATGGCGGTACGTCATGACACCGACCGCGTGTGCGGTTTCCAGTTCCACCCTGAGTCAATTCTCACCACCCAGGGCGCGCGTTTACTGGAGCAAACGCTGGCCTGGGCGCAACAGAAACTCGAGCAAACCAACACCCTGCAGCCCATTCTGGAGAAACTGTACCAGGCTCAAACGCTCTCGCAGCAGGAGAGTCACCAGTTGTTCTCCGCGGTGGTACGCGGTGAACTGAAGCCGGAACAACTGGCCGCCGCGCTGGTGAGTATGAAAGTGCGTGGCGAGCATCCGAATGAGATTGCCGGTGCCGCTACCGCTTTACTGGAAAATGCCGCGCCGTTCCCGCGCCCGGACTACCTGTTCGCCGATATTGTGGGCACCGGTGGTGACGGCAGCAATAGTATCAATATTTCCACGGCCAGCGCATTCGTCGCCGCCGCCTGTGGGTTAAAAGTGGCAAAACACGGCAACCGCAGCGTGTCCAGTAAATCGGGCTCTTCGGATCTGTTGGCGGCCTTTGGTATCAATCTGGATATGAATGCCGATAAATCCAGACTGGCGCTTGATGAACTGGGCGTTTGCTTCCTGTTTGCGCCGAAATACCACACCGGTTTTCGTCACGCGATGCCGGTTCGCCAGCAGCTAAAAACCCGCACCCTGTTTAACGTGCTTGGGCCGCTGATTAACCCGGCGCATCCGCCGTTGGCGCTCATCGGCGTCTACAGCCCGGAACTGGTATTGCCGATTGCCGAGACGCTACGCGTGCTGGGGTACCAGCGTGCCGCCGTCGTACACAGCGGTGGAATGGATGAAGTTTCGCTGCATGCGCCCACCATTGTGGCAGAGCTGCATGACGGTGAAATCAAGAGCTATCAGTTGACGGCAGAAGACTTTGGCCTGACGCCATACCACCAGGAACAGCTGGCGGGCGGCACGCCAGAAGAAAACCGTGACATTCTCAGCCGCTTGCTACAAGGTAAAGGTGAAGCCGCTCACGAGGCTGCTGTGGCCGCGAATGTCGCCATGTTAATGCGTCTGCACGGTGAAGAAGATTTAAAAGCCAATGCGCAAACTGTGATTAATGTACTGCGCAGCGGTGCGGCCTATGACCGTGTCACTGCACTGGCAGCAAGAGGGTAA